TAGAGTTGTGTCTACTTTAGTTTACTTTACTAAATTGTTATTAAGCTAGAGTAAAGGGAACATTATGTGTTTATGAACATTTGTTTACAGAGTTAGAAATAGAAGGATTTTGATTGATAATAAATAAATTATCTATTTGGTTAAGACGTTTTTGATGCTATTAACAAACAAAAATGCACTAGCATAATTATGCTAGTGCATTATAAAATCTTTCAGCTAATTCTTAAAATAGATCAAAACGTCACTTCATCCTGATTTCTTACAACCAGCAGCGTTTTCCCTTTATCCAATTCTTCTTCAAGCTTTTCAGCCATTTCTTTTTCAAAGCCGATTTCTTCCATTTTCGCACGCAATTTATCGCCTTTGCTTCGGAACACATTTTTTAAGGCAGTTCCGACTCCGGTTACGCCTACCCCGATTTTGTTGGCATCAGTTTCTTTGCGGTCACGCCTTACATGGTCGTTGTCATGTGAAAGGATATAAATATCATCATCTCTGATTCCATCATTTCTTAAAGTATCAATGGATTTGCTTAATTGCTCGTCATCGTGAAATACTTTGAATTTCGGTTTCATTTAGATCGCCTCCATAGGTTAGAGATACCCGCTCTATTCACTGGATAAACAAGCCTTTCTTTTTCAGCAAGATACTCGTGAAAAATGAGGTGAATTTGATATAATAGATTGAATGCAGTAAATAACTAGTTTTAATCATGCAGCGAACTTTATATAGGCACCCGAAACTGCCTTTTATATGAACGGAAAGAGAGTGAAAGAATATGGGTCGCAAGTGGAACAATATTAAAGAGAAAAAAGCGTCAAAAGATGCTAACACAAGCCGGATTTATGCGAAGTTCGGACGTGAGATTTATGTGGCAGCAAAGCAGGGCGAGCCTGATCCGGAATCAAATCAGGCGTTAAGAGTGGTGCTTGAGCGTGCAAAAACTTACAGTGTTCCAAAAGCAATCATCGACCGTGCGATTGAAAAAGCAAAAGGCGGTTCAGAAGAAAGCTATGATGAACTTCGTTATGAAGGATTTGGTCCGAATGGATCAATGGTTATCGTGGATGCCTTGACTAACAACGTTAACCGTACAGCATCGGATGTCCGTGCGGCATTTGGCAAAAACGGAGGAAATATGGGTGTTAATGGATCTGTTGCCTATATGTTTGATGCAACAGCTGTTATCGGCATTGAAGGCAAAACAGCAGACGATGTTCTTGAGCTGTTAATGGAAGCGGATCTTGATGTGCGCGATATTTTGGAAGAAGAGGAAGCTGTGATTGTTTATGCAGAACCTGATCAGTTCCATGCTGTTCAAAAAGCATTTAAGGATGCCGGCATTACAGAATTTTCAGTTGCAGAACTAACAATGCTTGCGCAAAATGACCTCGAGCTTCCTGAAGATGCACAGGCACAATTTGAAAAAATGATTGATGCTCTTGAAGATTTAGAAGATGTTCAGCAGGTTTATCATAATGTAGATTTAGGTTAATAACGTCAGAAAGAAGAAAAATACAGAAGAAAACGGGTACTAAAGTGCACAGCAATTTAGTACCCGTTTTTTGTTATTTTAACGTTTGTTCTTTGAAAATAAAGATACTGCAAGTTTAATTGTTTGAAAATAATTGGGATGGATAATATCCAAAATTTTTTCTCGCTATAATAATAAGGTGACTCTAGGTTCAAACAAAAGGGAGTGGGAGAATGTTTCCTGTATTAGAAACAGAACGGTTAGTTTTGAGAGAACTTATTGAATATGACGCATTAGATATATTTAATTGTTTCTCTAATGCAGATGTATTACGTTATTACGGACAAAATCCATTAACAAGTCTTGATCAGGTGAAACAAATTGTCAGGAATTTTTCGAAGAATTACAATGAAAAACGCG
The window above is part of the Metabacillus dongyingensis genome. Proteins encoded here:
- a CDS encoding YebC/PmpR family DNA-binding transcriptional regulator → MGRKWNNIKEKKASKDANTSRIYAKFGREIYVAAKQGEPDPESNQALRVVLERAKTYSVPKAIIDRAIEKAKGGSEESYDELRYEGFGPNGSMVIVDALTNNVNRTASDVRAAFGKNGGNMGVNGSVAYMFDATAVIGIEGKTADDVLELLMEADLDVRDILEEEEAVIVYAEPDQFHAVQKAFKDAGITEFSVAELTMLAQNDLELPEDAQAQFEKMIDALEDLEDVQQVYHNVDLG
- a CDS encoding general stress protein, which gives rise to MKPKFKVFHDDEQLSKSIDTLRNDGIRDDDIYILSHDNDHVRRDRKETDANKIGVGVTGVGTALKNVFRSKGDKLRAKMEEIGFEKEMAEKLEEELDKGKTLLVVRNQDEVTF